The Rhodamnia argentea isolate NSW1041297 chromosome 10, ASM2092103v1, whole genome shotgun sequence sequence GGAGAGATACATGGAGCATGGTCACTAGTGATGAGAGCCGAATGGCACTATGAAATAATTTGGATCTGATCAATGTAATATCGAAAACCTTATTTAGGGCGTCCAGTGTGACTTGTTGGATTTGTCGCGCATAGATGACTGGGGAAAATAAACCCCTCAATCCTCCTATCACATGTGAGTCCATTATGGGGAATTGGGAATGTCATGAAGAGACATTAGAGCATTTAAATGCAAGTGGCAGAAAATGAGGAATTAAAGGAGGATGCATTCTCTTGTCAATCAAGTAAGCCAAGATATGTTAAACGAGTGGCAAGAAGGGGAACCCATTAGCCAAGTTTGGCGACAAGTGGCCGATACATTGGGGGATTGATGGACCAGTCATTGCATTGGAAGTGATTAAGCTTCGGCATGTCACACAAGTGGCATCTCACATACAACAAATGGCATCACAAACTTGACAAGTGACACCCCATTCAACAAGTGTCTAACCATATATGACAAGTGGCAAGTTGGAAGATCACTAATCCAAGAATTAAGACAAGTAGGAGATTTTTAATCAAAGAATATAACAAGTGGCAAAGGAGGGGGAAGATTGGAAGTGCATGTTAGTGGCTGATGACAAGTGTTTGAAGGATATCAAGGAACTTGCATGCAAGCTGCCACTTGTTAATCTTGACATCACATCAATCCTTCCCTCCCATCACTGAATATGTGTATTTGAGTTGAGGGAGAGGTTTATTTGGTTGCTTCAATTTCCTCCCATCAGAACTGCGAGCAGGAGGAGCACTTCATCCCGAGAGCTCATTCTCTCGGAACCCTGCGCGTCCGAGAAGCAAATGCTTGTTCGAGCTCATCTGGAGTCCAAATTGAGCTTCCTTTTTTCCACGCGACCGTCAGATCATGAGAAACATCAATATGAGGTCTGATTATCCAGGAAGTGGGCAGAATTTCGTCAGTTGGGGCTGGAATGATTATGGTCGTGGAGACCCATTGTTGTTTGGTGCAATTCAAGCTTTGTTTTTCTTCGTGCGCGATCATAGGCAAGTGTACATCTATCCTTACCACTAATCTACCCATTGGTCTCTTGTTCTTGTGTGAATCattgaaattagaaaatggGTATTTGAGATTGAGTTTTCTCTTGCATGGGCAAGGAATCTATCCAACTCTGTCATGTAGTCTCGCTAGGATGCTCTGATAGAGTAGATTAGCTGGTTCGGTTCTGCTTGCACACTGATTCATTTAGTTGGATTGGCAACTCGACGACTCAGATTAGAGGAATGGACGGGGAAAATTATGGAGCTCGAGCCATGAAGTATAACTTCCCCTTTGATGCGATCCAGCCTAGACTCAAAGAATACTTAACGATTTTGCTTGTTCTACCAAATGGATTGATTATTGTCGTCGAGGGTAGAACATCGAAAGGATAAGCTAGTTATAGTGTATTCTGAGTTGGATTGTGGCCTTTGGAACATTAAAATAATGAGATATTGCTAGTCGGTTGAATTTGCTTGCCATCTTAGTACCTAAATTTGATTTCGGTGTTTTCAATTGATGTGTAGTGCCTCGACCGATTACTTAATGGATCTATTGAATGCAAGGGGTTGTTCTATTTATGTGTAGAATGGTGGTTATAATGTGCAATATGAATATCTAAAGACTATGTTCTAATAGCATCGAGATTCTTTGTTCAATGTACTAGATTGACTAGTGCTTTATTAATGGTGCACACATAACATGAGGCGTATATATAGCATTATATTTGAGTGCCTATCAACATTGTTCATTTAGAGTTGTTGGAGACACCCTGAGCTGTGTGCAGGGAATGTCATAAAGTTGTGGCACCCTGAGTCGGGTGCGAAAAAGTGCTATACGGATATCCAGGGAGCCTCGGAGTAAAGGAAGCACGTGGAGCCTCGGAGTAGAGGATGGTAAATGGAGTGTTGTAAATGATGGATCAATCACGGGTTAATGGAGATTGGCGCATTTGACGAAAATACCTCAAGCATGCACCATTTACATATCATTCTTGCACACGTATATACACGCTAAATGATGGCGAAATTATAGTCCTATGACATGTGCATTGGTATGGCTTGTGCTTGTGATTGTCAATTGTAGGATTCTGCTTGAATGAGTGGTTGAGTGGACGGTTTAGTCGTTTAGCTAGATGCACTTACTTGCTAAGCTGTGGTTAGCTTACCCCTATTTGGGTACTATCTTTTCGGATACTTGGATAAGGAATGAGATCCAACTTAGAATATGGTGGTGAATATGAAGCTAGATGATGATGTCGATAGGATGAAAGTAGTCATCGTAGTTTGTAgcatttgaacttttgtaaagaatctTTCAAAAGATATAAAGAATTATTCCCAAGTCTATTGCTTATTGATCGTTCGCTTTAATAGGAATATGAACTTTATAAATAAAGCCAAACCTTAGACGTCGTGCCTGCCGCACGTTCTTCATGCACTTGTATTTTAGCCTTCCTCTTGCACCATTAATATTAATAATATCAAATTAAAGCGTAACGCACAAGCGTGTCGGGTCAAGCAGGTGGCGGGGGCCGAGCCGCTACACGGCATCCATATTAATGATTTTTGGCgtaaattggccgaatggactgaagTAATACTAAtgtgaaaaatgtttatgattaaattagtctaattaaaagctttatgattgaattggtacagaTGCaataagttcaagatttttttggtacttttccccgtAAAAGGGCGACGTCGACTCTCCTTCTGGCTCGTCGTGTTCTACCGAAATTCGAAATTCCATGGTTTCCGCTCACATGCTCCAAGTGCATACAGAATTTTTCCGGCGCATTTAGCGAAGAAGACAGAAGTAAATGCAATTGAAAAGCATTGGGGCCAATTTCTGACCGAAAGGAAAATAGACGGGGTCAATTAAAATGGAAGTCGGTGAAGAGGGTGACATCCTTGCATGAAAACCTTCCTTGAGATGAATGCAGCTATTTCGGttgtttttgcttctttcttcttttttatttgggcTTAAACCTCGTTATCCAATCGGATAACAACACAAATTGTTTATaaattttaactcaatgtgTAATATAGTCCAACATAGTATATGAACAGTTCAATGCGCAATATCatcctcgaacttttaatttattcaacatggtatatgaacttttggtaaattttcaatttagtccataaactatatgaaaacacATAATTTtatccttctattaattcaagtttagggactatattgaacgcattcatatagtttagggactaaattatACGTGTACCAAAAACTcgaggaccaaattgaacaaattaaatgttcgCGGATGACACTAcgtattaggctaaagtttaggaatcgcattgagcaaatgaaaaatttaggaatgacattacacattgagccaaaattcagagataatttgtgtcatttttccttactGAAATTGCAAAATCGCGTGAAGGAACTAATGAGACGAATCATTGCATTGTTCGGCTTGCATTGTCAATTTGTCATCTTGGCTTCAATCTGACAAGTCCTCAGAGTTATTTAATGGTCAGCTTCTCCTTGGACACTTTTTTCCAAGAATTAGTTAGGTAGCTCATGCCCAAGTAGTTAAGAAAAGATTACGATTTGCAAAACCCTTCTTGTAATTGGGTAATTAGAACTCGTCTTGCGACTTCTAAtaaccattgttttttttttcttgtttgggaTTTGAATTTCTCTTAATATATGGAACTTCTAAAATCTTTGAAGCCACATGACTGTCTCTGTTTGTCTCGTAGCAAATGTAGCATttctagaaattattttctagaaagTTATTTTacaggaaaatgataatattttctgatgtttggctgaaatatgaaatagattcgaaaaatactttttgttgttttgtatggaaaatcggatttgattttcccatgtactccttttaataattttttctttcttattgtcattttgttaaaaatgaatttttaattctgtatctttatcttttatcttttatctcttttctttttatctttttattttttacttcttctagTTTTGGCCGGTAGCCGGTCACATGCAAGGCAAGGCCGACAAGGCTTGGCCTGAGCTTACCGGCCTCGAGTGAGCAATTGTATCCGGTGATCggcagagaaagaaaaggaaaagaaaaaaaattaaagaaatagaaaaattttaagttaataaaaaaaatgaaagtaaaggAGTTGAGGGAccaaagatgaggaaaaatattttcccactTTTCAAGGAGCTTTTTCCATaggcagaaaatattttccttaactcGCTTATTTTCCACGAATTGCACGCCagaaaatccagaaaatatttttttggaagttatttttttcgtgaaacaaacggagcatattcaaaataatttgaggcatttttttttcaaaatcatataaaacttttttgaattaaaataagtacttaaaaaaaattgtccggGACACCAAAAAGTTCTGATAATGGCCGACGAATGATCTTCCGATATATCAACGACGAATGATCTTCTGATAACGGCCGACTAGATGCATCAAAAAGTTCCTCTcattttcatccatttttaaatatttactgTTCTTTATACAACGATAGATTAATCCGGTCGATCACAAAAATATGAGACGTGCAAAGCGCGCGATATTTAAGTAGGGCATCACGTGAAAATTCCGCTATTTTTTCTGGAATTGTGGTAGTTAGCTTAATTGATCTATGTCGGCACGGACGATTTCCTCTAATCCCCCACGTTGGAAATGAAAATATGCTCTTATTCCATGGTTGACAAATATCTAGGGCGCGCtcgtgtgtgtgtatatatatagtcaaaatcaaatcaagccCCTTAATTTTTTGTGTGATGAGAAAAATATCACAAGAGAATTTTCACTTGCTTTCCACACATTTCATATAACTCGAGGCGGCTAGTCCGATGGCTATTCTTATTCAAAACATAATCATTCCCATCCCCACCAAAATTGGATAACCtctcaataaaaataaaaataaaaagcaattttttttttttttgtcgcttgTTTTTGCCACTAAATACAAAAGTAAGATCTAACATAGTAAGTTTGTCATGTTGTTGTGTTACAAGTTTTCAGCAAGTGGTGGTCCCCAGGGCTTTGTGGGAAACTAATAATTCCTTGTTCGAACGCAATCAAACCCATTGTAAATTTACAAAATTGCTATTTatgacattttcttcttctcaattttaatttctttttaattttcgcATTaccataataataattattaattgTGGTCGAAGTCgtcgctaacgtggacacctCGCGAAAGCGCGTGGAAGGCTCCATTCATGTCAGACAAGTCGTGGTTGACTCCCGTCAATTAGCGGCGATGCTTTCTCGTATTCTCCGAACGCTGTTCGATGATTGTGCTGAttttgttttgtgtgtgtggGGCCAGCCATTCTTGCCATACGCTTTCTAATAAAGGCGTAATGTTCGTAGGTTGACAAGTAAACGACGCGTGAGAAATCAATAGAAGTTTTTGTCCCGTTGAAGTTTTTGGTCATAACTTCAGACGAGGGGCAAATTACTAAAAAACAATGTAAAATCTATTGTGCGCATACGAgtcggttctaaacctttttaattggattaatttaataCTAAACCTTTCAATGATTTATTAATATAATCTTTTCGATCGATTTTAGAGGAAAATTGCTCACGTGAAGATCCGCAGCCCTACGTGGTATGACGGGCatcgacgtgaataatttttgtaattatttctcttcctccttcttttattgtctttacttttttgaaaaaaaaattataagaaataagttttcttagATTGAGATAAATATGGAAATGTGTTAGTAATATGAATCTGATCGGATATGAGTTAGGTATGTATTGGATGGGATATGGATCAAGAAATCTACATTACTAATAAATAGGTCACAAACGGATTAACAAGTCAATTTGAATCGGACCATTTATAACCTAATCCGATCTACCCATTTAACTAGTCTATTTTGGAACAAACTACTTATTTTTGGTATTGATCACCCAAATAGCATTTATTTCTTTGAGCTAGCTAGTAGGGCTTGGTGGTTGGGTATACATTAACGACTATAATGACAGAATGGTGCTCTCGTCTACTAGGACTTAGGAGCAAATTTTTACCACCAAGCAAGTGAACCCCAAAGAGGCACATTCAATGCAAGATTGATCCCTTTTACAACCCATTGCCTTAGCTAGGCGTTCACCATCACCCCTAAGAATGTTTCGTTGAGCTAGTTATCAGGGTTTGGCAGATGGATCTATCATGATGCCAAACACAGTGCTCTCAACACTTATTGCTCCTCTCCTAAAGGTCAATTGGACAGTGACTTCAGGATGGCAACTGTGGGAATGAAACTGCGTAAACGACACGATGCTAAAATTGTTTCGGTCCTGAGAAGACTGACCTCGGGTTCGAGTCCTTCCGATGCCACCGGTTACAATCATGAATTCACATACATACGGTGCTTGGAAATTCGTCACGAGTCCCGTTGGAGTCTAGGGATGGTGGGTGATTGCCCATTTGTCAACATCAAAATACAAAGCGAAAAAGCTAACACCAGCCAGGTGCACTTGCCAAAGGTAAACGAAATTCTCAGCGAGAATGCTCCGCCATGGCGACAAGTCATTATAGCGACAAGAGGACGCTCAATTGCGTTGAAACTAATCATCAACGGCAAAAGAAATACAAGCCCACGGACAAATTTCAGCCCTCACGGACGATAGCGTTGCAGCATGTTTCACCCAAGAAGTGAAAAACAATCTgctggggaaaaagaaaatatataacctcagagagagagaagaacggAGACAACCTATTGGTTTGTGGCTAAATGAACAAGAACCCTTTCACCAGACttgaattgattttcttttcagaCTGTTGCTTCCTCTGTCCGATGGTGTTTATGTTTTGCCAACGCTAGCAAACGTCATTGTTTTCCTACTGTACAATTGGGTCGACTCTAGCGAAACTTCAAGAATTGGACTCCTATAGCTCCTTGCAGAATTCTTTCATGTAACAATTCCGAGCCAGCAATGCTGCCCCAACCGCAGGCTCCACCTGCACTTCAAGTGCAGACTTGGTTAAAATCCACAGCACGAGCACCAGCATCAAATGCTGGCTAGAAAGAATCTCGGTGGACAAGTACAAAATGCGCAGACGTCACGGGTAAAAGCAACCATCAGAGAACTTTTTCGAACATAAAAAATGTATTAGACATTGCGTGCCAGAAGCCCCAAAGGTTTAGAAGAAAAACTCACAAGATCTGTATTCGACTATTTCTTTTAATGCGTCTACATGTCATGTACCAAACGCATAGGGCCAGGCCTACTGAAACATAAAGATGTATGGTCTGTTTAGATACATAAAGACACACAtcacgtgtgtgtgtgtgtgtgtgcagaTATCCGAAACTTCATTGATTGCAAATCtaaggttgaaaaaaaaaattataattcgTTGAAGCTCTCTACGTTCCCATGAATTTCTGGTCACAAGAACGAGAGAATCATAAAATGCTACCCAGTGGACACACATTATCCGTATGTTCCTAAAGAAATTGTCATTCTTTTCGCTTGAACAGTAATGGACATGCTTACCTTTGGCCTGATAGGAACTGCCCCAGGATACTCCTTGGAGATGCAGTTTATGACTTCGTTGCCAATATCCCATCTCTTCTTCGCTTCAAGAACACCACCCACCATGACAAGGGGGAAAGAATCTTTTCCATCTGTAATGCCATTTTCATGATTATGTAATACAAATTCCACATAGTAATTTATCAACTGTGTCTAATGGGCACATAGAAGAATGCACAATACGCATCCATCAAAGTTTTCATTTCCATCGCAGTAGATGATTCGGAAAGTTAGAATCAAATGGCCGTGATGCAATAAAAATATCCAAGAGAGAATAACCAAGGCATATCTGCTATTTTACGAAACAATGGCTGAAAAATATGTTGAGTTCCCTCATAGCCATTCATCAATAATAATACTACAGTGGAAAAATAACTACAATCTCTGCCCATTGCTGAAAGGAATATATTTGTTATCCATGAGGTACACCGTACCAAAGCTTCcctggtttgaagtttttgctCATTGGAACCTAAACAGAGTACAGAGTGCTTGCAAAAGCTTAATTATAATTGAAGAAAACTGTCGAAACTGAGAGTTTCTATTTGAGTTATTTCCATCTCCAGAGAATATCAAACAAAATTTAGTAAACCAAATCTACAAATAAAGCAATTGGGAAATGAGGAACAAGGAATAACCAAAAGATGAgccattttgataatttgaggCTATTATGCAATTGCATGAAGATTTAAGAGGATCAAACGAGCACTCTAAGTTGACTACAAAATCCCGTTGAAGTACAAGAACTCCATTAATGCGCTGTAAATAAAACTCCATATAGTTGATATCCAATTGTTCTAttgaaaaccacaaaaaaaaggagagtgATATCAGTGTGCATAGAAGATGGATTAATACGAGATGGAGTTGATCAGGTATATCTGCAGACACGTCACATAGCATGGAGATGATTGTTTCCAATAGGAGAAAAAACATGAAGACTAGGTAAACATGTTTGAGGTGTTTGGACATGTCTATCGGTAGCTCCAAAAGATGTTTTCAATTAAAAGGTCGAACTTACGTCAAAATTGCCAAGGGAGGCCTAAAGAACATAGACTCTGACGAAGGACTCTGAGAATAAGAAGCTTTCAAAACTTTGGTAGTAGATATTATGGTTTAGAGTAGAAGGGTACCCAACTTAGGAGTAAAAGATTCAGTCATCATTACTAAATTAGTGCCAGTGCTGACAAATACTTCCTCTCCCCTATTTTCCactcttttaatttcctttcaatGTATATCATGGTTTAAGAGCTCTAAAATCGTAACTTCTGATGTCAAATTTGCACGTCACATCTAATGAGAAAAtaatgaagggtaaaatggGTCCTCAAGTATATCTCTATGGTGAAGTGTCTCACCTTCACCACACAGATGAAGTCTTTCAACAACAGCTTTAACACTTAAAGCCAACTCTTGGACAGATTCAAACAAGATCTTGTTAGCAACTTCATCCCCTGCCTCTGCACAAGACACCACGACTGGGACAAGTGCTGCAATGCGAGCCCAAGATGGATCTGCGTAGGTCCACCTGATTtattgagagagaaagaatcTCAATGCAACCCCAACTACTGATTATGCATAGAGTGCTGATTTACAACAAGCAATCAGTAGAATTGCAATTGGACAGAGACTGACTAACCAAATTTCAGAGAGTTATCTCAGTCTAAATTGCAATGAACAGCCCAGTAGAAACAACAGTGTTTCTGAATATCCTCTCAAAATGAATCATCTCTTGAACAACTAGTACCACGTTTAGTgacatggaaaaaagaagaagaagaagaaaaagatgtaCCAACAAGGAAACTGTGCAATCAAAGTACAAatttttggttctttcttctttttttttttttttgtcaaaagaatgAATCCGTTCATCTTTTTGCTAAATTAAAAGGAACAAATCTGTTGTTGACATAAGGTCACAGTGATCCAGAAGTTTGGAAACAAATGTGCTCACTGTATTCTACTCAGtaatcttcctaaagatttctAGACTTTGAACCTACAGACAATATGACATCCACGAGTTAAAAGCATACCCAATTAATTCATCTGCTGAAGAAAGGCCAAGCTTTTCTAATATGCTGGAAGTCAGATTTGTTTCTGGCCCACGACCATCATGTGCCCTAATTACTGCCGTTAATGCCTGTGCAGCTATTCCATAACCACTgcaatcaaaaaagaaaaattatgctaAATGTTGCTGAACACGCACGCAACACAATGATTTGAAAACCAAACCCACAAATTTCTTTAACAGCTACATGATGGAATGCATCAAAGCACATAACAGAGGCAAATTGATTAGAGTTGACCTCAAGAAATCCAGAGGTAAACAGAAGGGAGATAACATAGATCTCAAGCCCTTAGCAGCATCTCTGGCAATCATGTGCCGTCATGATACAGGAATTGATGCCGTTAATACTTCTGACGCAATAGCAGTTACATAAACAGGAATTCAGGTAGTTGACATACTTATGACCGGCATAAGAGATGAGAGAGCTTAAACTTTCCTGCCACACATAACACATTTCCAATAAATTCTCATCGTGACAACATGACCTGATGCTCATCCTCGATGTCAGTCAACTTTCATAAACAAACCGCACGTTTCACTAGTATCATACCATATGGACCACCCGTGTCAGTATTCCATCTTGATATGACTTGACCGATGCAACTACCTCCCTCCCTCCGGCccaaacaaagaacaaaaataagattTGTTGACTTGGGAAAACGACGTGGAAGTCCACGTCATTACTTTGGCCCAGTAAATGCCAACGTTGCAATACACATAGAAAAATGCGCGTAATATTACAATACAATTAGCAGAAGAATATTGGAGCGatacttttttcaaattttagtgaTTGGatgcgaaaaaagaaaaagaactcagaGCCCACATTGAATATTGAAGAAAAGTCCAATGACCACCCATGTCATCACCCCTTAACAAATCAAACTATTAAACTCTAATAATGAGGCACGTCCTAAGGCAATAAATGAGCATTATAACCATTAACTCTAAATTTAGTCAAAGGCCATAATCTCTTATCCTGAAAAAGAACGTACAAAATATGCATGTAGGATACATGCAAATGTAGAGCAAACTTTTAGCCCTACGAAATTGAAATTGGAGAAAATGAGCCATGTACCTTCCCCAGTCGCCTAAGATGGGCCCTGCACCAGCAGCCCGAGCTTCTCTTCCATCTTCTGTAAATCCATAAGCGATGGTGCCAGTACCGGCAATTAAAACACATCCATGAAGTTTTCCCAGGGTTCCACTCGCCAGAGCTGCAACGGCATCATTTTGAACATAGAGCCTAACATAGCTCGGGAATATTTCCCTGCAAATATTTAGATCCTATTAATACGTGTAAAACAATGTTAAAAAACGTTATGAAATTTGATGTAGCCATATGCAAGTACACCACTCAGTGAGAGAACTTGTGCACTTAAATCAACTGAAAGAGAGCCACCTAGTTTCTACAATATGTCTtattattttgaagaaattatggATTTATAAGATAACTAACAGAGTTGCATTATCTCTCCACTGTATTGGAGCATTCACAAATCACAATCTGCATGGAAACTCTTTCATTCCTCTATTTCTCTTTGTGTctgcttttttcattttttttctccttttgtttctttattcaGCTCTTGAGAAACTCCTCTTTCTTAATGGTTTCAAAGTACAAGATGCGTGTATGACAAAATGAATTCGTCAGAACCTTTTCACTCTTGTTTGctgtataatatttcttttttcagaaaTCAGACAAATATAAGACTGCCCTGGGAAATGAAACTTCAGAaattgaaaatgtatgataATAAATTTCTGCACAGGATAATGCATTGTATAGGGCAATTTTTGCTAATAGCTATTGCAAATAGAAAAAACGATATTGGAAGTACGACATCTTATACAATTAGAAAAAACAACATTTTGCATGCGACAACTTCTAAAATATTCAATAAAGAGTATAATAGAATAAACCAAGAAGTTTCTAAAATGGAAAGTAGCTTCCCCGTATCAATAAATTCAAGAAAGAAATCCTAGCCAGGACAGAATTCACGCACTGAAGTCCATTCTTTCTCGGTTAAGTGCATCTATATTCCT is a genomic window containing:
- the LOC115750553 gene encoding N-acetyl-D-glucosamine kinase, with protein sequence MKRYRNGEIWDFEHEMPVMGNEVILGLDGGTTSTVCICMPLLPVSDPLPDPLPVLAKAVAGCSNHNSVGEAAARETLEQVMADALAKSGSNRSAVRAVCLAVSGVNHPTDQQRIVKWLREIFPSYVRLYVQNDAVAALASGTLGKLHGCVLIAGTGTIAYGFTEDGREARAAGAGPILGDWGSGYGIAAQALTAVIRAHDGRGPETNLTSSILEKLGLSSADELIGWTYADPSWARIAALVPVVVSCAEAGDEVANKILFESVQELALSVKAVVERLHLCGEDGKDSFPLVMVGGVLEAKKRWDIGNEVINCISKEYPGAVPIRPKVEPAVGAALLARNCYMKEFCKEL